The Natronogracilivirga saccharolytica region CGTGGCAACATATTCTTCATCCTTGCCAACGATCGCTCTTGACGGCGGATTGGGTGTGATGGCTGTAGCGACGATATATCCGATAAACCCACCGACACATCCGATCAAAAACCAGGTGCCTCCGCTTTCATCATCTGCATAACTCTTTGCTTCCGCAACCGGATCGGAATCTGAAAAGGCACTGGATGCAGTGTTGAGCGGTTGAACTACCAGTGAAAAAGAAACGATAAGAAAAAAGATACTGCTGTATTTTCTTACTGATTGGCTCATAATTGTCCCCATATAAATTGGCATTTTGTGTGATTCGTGTCCCCGGGATTCGTGTCCCCACAGGGATAATTGTTTACCCCTGGCAAAGAATCTACTATTATTACGATACTTAGTAAAATAAAAATTGCCCGAATCTATATGCTGGTCCCGGGGCGGGTTCCCCTAAAAGCTGAAGCAAGGCAATGGTGTCTCCGGCAGGCAGGGCAGTCGCCAGACGAATCGGGACCGCCCCAAATTGTCCCCACTCCGGTGTCAGCCGGCAGCTGAGTCATAGAAACAGGTTTGATGGATTTTTCTTATCCGGAAAAACCACATTCAGTGAAAACTGGCATGGATTTTGGCTGTGACTTTCATTTCGTGGTTTGCCCGGATATTGCATCCGGCATTACAAACTCCCGGAAGTTATCCCGGGTAATTCCCTGCATCGTTGCACGGTAGGTTCTTTCAAATGTTTTCGGAAAGCTGTTTTTCCTTGAACTGATCAGTAATAATTTTGGATGTCAGTCCGATCCCGGGAATGCGCTGAGCTTCGTCTATAAAAATGATCGATGCAGAGCCGAGGATGGTTCGCAACTCCTCCGTATTCGGTTCTTCCAAAACCTTCCGTACCGTTGGGTCATCTCCGTCAAAAAAAAGAACCTCTTTTTGCGACGGTTCAATGATATTTTTAATCAGCGTTGTCTTACCCGATCTTCGGGGTCCGGTAAGCAAAATGGCCCTGCCACAGAATAATTTCTTTTCAATAAGCCCTTGTAATGTTCTTGGGATCATTGCGGCTTGCCAAATGTTTGATCGTTATTATTATAGTTATTTTGGAATAGACTACAATATAAATATAATAATTTTGGATTTTAATCCTTTATCAAGCAGCATCAATCTCCCAGAAAGATTATTCGCACACAGCGCCGGTCGCAAACCTTAAAGCCCGGATCTCCCCCTCATCCATACCTCATGGCGGTCACCAGGTTCTCATTCAGCACTTTCTTCCATCCGCGGTCACCGATGCCGGTGTTGGAATGCGAAATGACGGCTGATGAAAATGACCGGTCCAGCACATCTTTGTATGACAATCTGGCGCTTTCGACCGGACCCTTGCCTTCATAAGACCGGGTTACCTTGATGGCGGCGACGGTGCATCCTTTTTCGAGGATTTCGGGTATCACAGGCCTGTAATCCACCAGATCGTCCCCGACGTTCAGAACCAGATGGTCCAGGTCATACTCATCCACCAGCTTCACGGCCGTCGACAGGCTTACCGCACCGTGAGATGAAAATCCGGTATTGCCGATAAGGCCTTTTTCGCGCAATTCAAGGAGGGCTGAAAATGCCGAGGCGTTGTCCTCAACACTGTCCCTCAGGCCGGTGTTATGCAGGAGATACACATCGAGATAGTCCCGGCCGAGTTCTTCCATGCTGGTATGGAAGTCGCTCATCACCCCGTCATAGGTGCTCGAGTCGGTTTTGGAACTCACTATAAGCTGGTCGAAGTCATCATCGGTAAGCATTTCCCCCAGGAGACGCTCGCTGCCCGAGTAGTTTCTTGCCGAATCGATGTAATTAACCCCCTTTTCCATGGCGTAGCGCAGGTATTCCTCCCTTTCATCATCAGGAATATGGGACCGGCCGGTGAAACGGCTGCCGGCGCCAAGGCATAGCACAGATGCCATCAACCCGTTTTTCCCCAGCTTTCTCTTGGGAATCACAGCATTCTTCAATTCATCAGGAGTCTCAGTATCATGCGA contains the following coding sequences:
- a CDS encoding AAA family ATPase; this encodes MIPRTLQGLIEKKLFCGRAILLTGPRRSGKTTLIKNIIEPSQKEVLFFDGDDPTVRKVLEEPNTEELRTILGSASIIFIDEAQRIPGIGLTSKIITDQFKEKQLSENI
- a CDS encoding aldo/keto reductase; the encoded protein is MKINRKKFLQSVGLGTLGVIVGCSGSTVSHDTETPDELKNAVIPKRKLGKNGLMASVLCLGAGSRFTGRSHIPDDEREEYLRYAMEKGVNYIDSARNYSGSERLLGEMLTDDDFDQLIVSSKTDSSTYDGVMSDFHTSMEELGRDYLDVYLLHNTGLRDSVEDNASAFSALLELREKGLIGNTGFSSHGAVSLSTAVKLVDEYDLDHLVLNVGDDLVDYRPVIPEILEKGCTVAAIKVTRSYEGKGPVESARLSYKDVLDRSFSSAVISHSNTGIGDRGWKKVLNENLVTAMRYG